TCCGTAAGAAATTACGAATCAACATTCCCGCTGGTGTCGATACAGGCACCCGATTGCGGGTGTCTGGTGAGGGCAATGCCGGTCTGCGTGGTGGACCGTCCGGAGATTTGTATGTTTTCCTCACGGTTAAGTCCCATCCGAGCTTGAGGCGCGACGGGCTCACCGTCCTGTCAGAGGTGAAGGTGAGTTACCTGCAGGCGATCCTTGGCGACACCATTGAGGTGGAAACTGTGGATGGACCTGAATCGCTGGAGATTCCAGCCGGCACCCAGCCCAATTCCGTTTTAACGCTTGAAAACAAGGGCATTCCCAAGCTGGGCAATCCAGTGGCCCGTGGTCATCAGCGCATCTCCGTCACGGTGACCTTGCCGACCCGTCTCAACGATGAGGAACGCGGTCTTCTTGAAGATCTGGCTGGACACCATTCAGCCCGTGGTGAGCAGCATCACCACCATAAAAGCGGTCTGTTTGCCCGACTCTTCGGGCAACGCTGACGGATGCGTGACGCCCCCTCCGATCATTATCTGGATCTAAGGGGCACCCCCTGTCCAATCAATTTCATTCGTTGTCGTTTGGCCTTAGAGGCCATGGCCCCCGGTCAGCATTTTCAGGTTGATCTCGATCGGGGAGAGCCTGAGGAGATGGTGATACCGGGGCTCACTCGGGAGGGTCATCAGGTGGAGGTGATCGACCAAGCCAAGGATTGGGTGCGTCTTCAGGTGGTGTGTGGTGGTGGTTGATCAGCCGGCTCAGTCCGGCATGGTTGTGGCGCTCCAGGCCAACTACTTGGAGGTGGAGCTCGATCAGGTTTCCGAGTTGATTCCCTCACGACTGCTTTGCACGCGGCGCACGCGCTTGAGTCATCGCGGGGAGGCGGTCTTTGTTGGAGATCGGGTCAGGGTAGAAGCCATTGATGTGAGCCATGCCCGTGCGGTGGTCGCTGATGTGGAACCTCGCTTCAGTTTTCTGACACGCCCGCCTGTCGCCAATGCCACCACGGTGGTCGTGGCATTGGCCGTGGACCAACCAGCGTTTGATCCGGATCAGGCCAGTCGTTTTTTGTTGACAGCAGAGCGAACGTCCCTTGTTGTGCAGCTGGTTCTCACGAAAACCGATCTCTTAGAGCCGGAGGCATTGGAGACCCTGCGCCTGCATGCCTGGGGGTATCCCCCTTTATTGGTGTCGACGAGCAACGGCCTTGGGCTCTCCAATTTGAAAGAACGTCTTGCTGGATCGCCTCTTTCTGTGCTTTGTGGGCCCTCAGGCGTTGGCAAGAGCTCCTTGCTGAATGCCCTGATCCCTGATCTCGAGCTGCGGATCGGCGCCGTTTCCGGACGGTTACAGCGGGGACGTCACACCACGCGGCATGTGGAGTTGCATCGCTTGGGCGCTGAGGCACGCGTTGCTGATACACCCGGTTTCAACCGGCCAGAGTTGCCAGATGACCCCAGAAATCTTGAGGTGTTGTTTCCAGAATTACGCGCGCAACTCGAGCATCATCCCTGCCGTTTTCGGGATTGTTTGCATCGTGATGAACCTGGATGCGGAGTCACGCGCGATTGGGAGAGATACCCGATCTACAGGCGAGCCGTAGAGGAACTTCTGGGTCTTAGCCGCCCATCCCGGGGAGGTTGAGATTGAGTCCGCCAGTGAGTTCTTCCATGCGTTCTTTCATCGTGCCGGTGGAGCGTTCATAGGCGGATTGCAAAGCCGCGAGTGTGGCGGCTTCTGTGGCTTCCTGTCCTTCGCTCAGCAGGGTTGGATCCAGCCGCACCCTCAAGGGTTGTTGATTGCCGGATAACCAGATACTGGCTCGACCGTCTTCACTGTTGCCCTCGATCTCCATGGCATCGAGTTCTTCTTGCAGTTTTTGCGCGTCTTGCTGGATTTGTTGAGCCTTTCGGAAGGCCTCGGTGAGCTGTCCGAAATTGGGAAGTCCAAACCCTGCCATGACGCCAATGAAGTGACGCGAAGGCTAATCGGTCGTTTGAAAGCCCAGGCGTTTCACTTCAGGATGCAAAGTGATTCCGTGGATTCGCTCCACTTCGTTCTGCACGAAGTCGATCAGGGAGCGGATGTCATCGGCCGTGGCATCGCCAACGTTGACGATGAAATTGGCATGCACCGGTGAGACCTCGGCGCCTCCGATGCGTTTCCCCTTGAGCCCTAAGCCTTCGATGAGCTGACCAGCTTTTTCGGGTTCTGGGTTGCGGAACACACTTCCGCAGCTTGGCCATTGGTATGGCTGGGTGGTGGTGCGATGACTGAGGTTGCCACTGGTCTTTCGCATTAACTCCTTGGCGTCGTGGCCTGGCTCTAATTGGAACTGCGCCGCAATCACTAAGTGTTCGCTGCCTTGAAGAAGGCTGTGGCGGTAGTCGTAGTCGAGCTCGGCGTTGCTGAGCATCGTGGTGGTCTTCACCGCGTCCGTTAGCGATCGATCGATCACCTCCACGTAGGTCAGCGAGTCGGCTGTGGAGCCGCCCTGAGCTCCTGCGTTCATGGCCGCGGCCCCTCCCACGGTTCCAGGGATGCCAACGGCCCATTCCAGCCCGTGCAAGCCGAGTCTCGCCGCGCGCCTGGCAAGCGTGGGAAGCGGTTCACCCGCTAGAGCCTTCACCTGACCTGTTTCAGCATCTAGTTGGCTGCCTTGCAGGCGGCGTAAGCACAGAGTGAGGCCTGGAAGACCAGCGTCAGCAATCAGCAGGTTTGATCCCGCTCCAATCACTCGGGTGGTGAGCCCTTCCGTTTGGGCCCACTGGAGAAGCGCGAGACATTGTTCAGCATCGTTGGGCTCGGCTAACCATTGCGCTGGACCTCCCACCCGCCAAGTGGTGTAGTTCGCGAGGGACACCTGTTGTTGGAGAACCCCAGACTCGAGAAGGGCATTCAGGCTGCGATCGCCGGTGAACATGACGCCTCTCCTCCAATTCCTTGCTGGGACAGACGGTCCCAGAGACTGTTCACATCACCAGCGCCCATCGCCAAAATCAAGTCTTCAGGCTGACTGTGCTGCATCACCAGTCCTGTGAGCTCATCCATCGTGTTGGCCACAAAGACGGGTTGATGGGGATCCATCAGCCGAATGGAGCGTGCCAGAAGCTCACTATCGATGCCCTCGATTGGTTGTTCACCGGCGCCATAAATCGGCGCAAGAACGAGGGCGTCAGCGGATAAGAGTGCCTGGGCAAACGCGTTGAGAAACTCTTGAGTCCGGCTGTAGCGGTGCGGTTGGAAAACAGCGAGAAGGCGTTGGGGTGTGCGTGGTAGGGGGCTTCGGCCGCTTTGCACCATCAGTTGGGCCATGGTCAGAGTGGCCTGAACTTCGCTGGGGTGATGGGCATAGTCATCCACCACTTGTCGGTTTTGCCACTCCCCACGGAAATCAAAGCGGCGACCTGGTGAACGCAGTTCTGTCACAGCCGACAGAAGGGCCTCCAAGGGAACACCTTCCATGCGGCAGGCCGCTAAGGCCGCCACCACGTTGCTCAGGTTGTGCAGACCAGGCAGGGGAAGGGTGATTCGACCCATCCGTTGTCCTTGCTCGTAATAGTCGGCGATGGTGCGATCCCCATCAAGTTGCACAGGCAAAGCGGCGTAATCGGCGGTTTCGCAGTGGTGAACAGACCAACAGGCATCGGCTTGAAAGTGTTCTTGAAGAATCGGATCGTCTTGATTGATCAGCAGGCGTTTGCAGCTTCGGCCAAAGGTTTTCATCGTCTCGATCAGGTCGTCGAGATTGCGGTAATGGTCCGTATGGTCCAGTTCGAGATTGGTGATCATCCCGAGGCTGGCCTTGAACTTCACCAGGGATCCATCCGATTCGTCTGCCTCAGCCACCAGCAGACGACCGTTTCCGCTGTGGCCGTTGCTGCCATAACAGGGGACGACACCACCAATCACGGCGGTGGGATCTTCGCCAACGGTGGCAAGGAGCGTGGTCACCACAGTGCTTGTGGTGGTTTTTCCATGGCTACCGGCAACAGCGATCGCGGGTTGTTGTTCGATCAACCAGGCCAGAAGGTCGGAGCGATGCCAAATCGTTAAATCCAAGCGTCGCGCTTCGATCAGCTCTGGATTGGTGCTGGGAATGGCCGTGCTGACCACCACCAAGGGCGCGTTAATGCCTCGCTCGCTGAGGTGGGTGAAATTGTTGGAGACCTGGCTTTCGAAGAGGGCGAGTGCTTTCGTCTCAAGCGCCTGCATGGCAGGTGTGAGTTTGCGATCGGATCCGCTCACGGAATGGCCACGTTCCGCAAGAATCAGGGCCAAGGCCGACATGCCGATGCCGCCCATCCCAATGAAGTGAATGTGCTTCTGGGATTGGATCGAATCGGCCAAGGGGAGTCAACGTGAGGACAAACGATAATCCAGCTTTTCCTTGTGGCCAACTGCCCGAAGCTCATTCGCTTGAATTTTTTGGCAGATCAATAGGAGGATTTTCCAAATAAATTCTGTATGATCTGCGGCCAAAACCCCTACGCGGTAAGACCGCTTTATTTCTGCCATGACCTTGCGCGTTGCCATCAATGGATTCGGCCGAATTGGTCGCAATGTGCTGCGAGGTTGGATCAGTCGCGGTGCTGACACTGGTCTGGAAATCGTGGGCATGAACTCCACGTCTGATCCCAAGACCAGCGCACACCTGCTCACCTACGACTCGATTTTGGGTCGTCTGGATCCATCAGTGGACATCAAAACCACCGATGACTCCATGTTCATCAATGGCAAGGAAATCAAATTCTTCGCCGATCGCAACCCCCTCAATTGCCCCTGGAAGGAATGGGGAGTGGATCTGGTGATCGAATCCACCGGTGTGTTTAACACCGATGAGAAGGCCAGCATGCACATCCAGGCTGGTGCCAAGAAGGTGATTCTCACCGCCCCTGGTAAGGGTGCTGGGGTCGGCACATTCGTGGTTGGAGTCAACGACGATCAGTACCGCCACGAAGATTGGGACATCCTCAGCAACGCCAGTTGCACCACCAACTGCTTGGCGCCCATCGTCAAAGTTCTGGATCAGAACTTCGGCATGGAATGGGGTTTGATGACCACTATTCACAGCTACACCGGTGACCAGAGAATCCTGGACAACAGCCACCGCGACTTGCGTCGTGCCCGTGCAGCTGCCCTGAACATGGTGCCAACCACAACCGGCGCAGCCAAGGCTGTTGCCCTGGTTTACCCCGAAGTGAAGGGCAAGCTCACCGGCTTCGCCATGCGCGTTCCCACTCCCAACGTGTCCGCTGTTGACCTCACCTTCGGAACCTCCAAGGGCCCATCGGTTGAAGATGTCAAAGCAGTGATGAAGAGTGCCTCGGAAAATGGCATGAAGGGAATCATCAAGTACAGCGACTTGCCCCTCGTTTCCACCGATTACGCCGGCACGAACGAATCAACAATCTTTGATGCTGATCTCACCTACGCCATGGGTGACAAAGCTGTGAAAATTCTTGCTTGGTATGACAATGAGTGGGGCTACAGCCAGCGCGTCGTCGACTTGGCTGAGGTTGTTGCCAAAGGTTGGAAGTAACCCTCAGCTTCAAGATCGCCTTCATCTCCAGCCCTCCCTTAGGGGAGGGTTTTTTATGCGCCTGATTAGCCGTAATGGGAGAACCCTGATGGCTGGAGCAGCGCACCATCGTCGGCCCAGAGGATCTTGCCTTCGTCGGTCGTGATGGCTCCGAAGCAATAACTTCCAGGCTGATGCTGTGTCCAGGATTCAGCCCACTCAGGAGGCAGGCTCAGCACGAGTTCGAAATCTTCGCCTCCACAGAGGCACCAGCGATCCCATGGGCCGTCACAGGGCCAGCTAGCGGCGCGTGGGAGAGCCTCTCTGCGCAGAACAGCGCCGCAGCCACTGCTTCGACAGAGACCGGTCACGGCAGCAAGCAGGCCATCGCTGCTATCGGTCCCACCGGCTCGCCAGGGAAGGTGGTCGGGTTTGCAGGCGATGAGGGTCTGAAGGGCGTCAAACCTTGGCCATGGGCGCTGGTGGCATCGAATCGCTTGCTCTTTCAGCGTGAGAGGAAGAGAGCGTGCGCTGGGGAGCGGTGTGTCTTGCAGGAGTGCCAGGCCAAGTCGGCTCAGTCCATGGGGGCCGCTGCTCATCAGCAGATCACCCGGTTGGGCCTCTGCTCGATGCAGTCGCAACGGTCCGACCCGTGCAAAGGCACTGATGGAGAGCAGTCGTTGGTTGCCGGTGCTGCAGTCACCTCCCAGCAGAGTTCCACCAAAGTGCTCGAGAGCTTCTGAGATGCCTTGATACACCTGTTCGACCCACCACCAGGATGTGGTTCCTGGGGCTACCAAGCCCACCGTGATCCCCTCCACCTGCTCGGAGCCGCTGGCCGCTAGATCAGACAGGTTGGCGACAACGGCACGCCAACCCACATCGGCGGGGGCGGTGGTGGCATCGCTGAAATGAACACCTTCCACCATGACGTCGGTGTTCACGAGCAGAGCCCTGGAATCAGGTGGAAGCAAGGCTGTGTCGTCGTTGAGCTGGCCGGGGGGAGCAAAGCCGGCTAGACGGTCCAGCAGCTCCGCTTCTCCGAGTTCGGCCAGCGTGATGCTCACGGCAGCATCAGGCGTGATCTTGTAGGCGATCGGCGCCTTCGATCACTTGGATGCGTTTAATTCCATCGTCAACGCCCAGCTCTTCGAGAACGTCAAAGCCATCCACCACGTAGCCAAAGGCGGCATTGCGCCCGTCTACGAGGTTGAGGCCAGCAGGCGTGAGTTCTGCTTCGTAAAGGAACAGGAAGAATTGCGATGACCCATCATCAAGGGCCTGGTCGGAATGGGCCCAGCCCAGAGTCCCGAGGGTGGAAAAAGGAAGCACGGCTGCTGCTTTAAACAGACCAACGTCCTCGAAGGTTTCGTTGTAGAGGGTGTCGGTTTCGCCTGGAACGCGAATCTCTAGGGGAACGTGGCGTTCCTCTTTGGTTTTTGGGTCGACGTAGCCGATGTCTGGACCTTCCGGGTCTCCGGTTTGAAGGATGTAGAAATCTTCAGCGCGGTTGAAAGGGAGACCGTCATAGAAGCCCTTCAGGCTGAGATCGATAAAAGCGCCTGCTGTGAGAGGGGCGTTGTAGCCGTCCACAACGGCTGTGAGGTTTCCCTGGGTGGTTTCGATCACCACGGTTGCCCGCCCAGCAAGCCTTGGTAGGGCATCGAATTCGGAGGGGATGTCAGGAAGACGATCGTCGATCAGCAGGGCTTCGAGATCACCGACTCGGCTCAGAGTGTCGCGACGGATCTGGATGAATCCATCTCTGTCATTGGCATCTGTTTCGTCTTGAAGCTTGACCAGGTCAGCGCGCACCTCATTGAGGAGCAACTCAGCCTGACTGCGTTGCTCCGCAGGAACGGCTTCAAGAATGCTGTTGCCTCTGGTGGCCACCAGTTTCTGCGTGCGGCTCACCGTGCGTCCCAAAGCACTCCAGCGCTTCGCACGTAAATCGTTACTCGTGGATTCCAGCCGATGTTGAAGCTCGCGGAGATCCTCTTGATTCATCGGCAACGAATCGCGCAGGATCGCCGCAGGATCCTGTACGGCATTGCCTTGAGGGAGATCTGCCCATACCGGTTTGGCAAGCCAGAGGCCAAAGGCGGCTAGCCAGGCAAGAAGCAGAGCGGTCAGACGGCGGTGAGCCAAGGAGAACCCCAGGTGCTATCAGGACTTTGGCACAGCCGTATGATCCACTGAACCGTTCAGCGGGAATGATCTCCAGCAACGACTTTCGCACCGGCACCACGATCGAGCTGGACGGAGCTGTCTGGCGCGTTGTCGAATTTCTGCACGTCAAGCCAGGCAAGGGATCTGCGTTTGTACGGACCAAGCTCAAGGCTGTCCAAAGCGGCAGTGTGGTGGAGAAAACTTTTCGGGCTGGAGAGATGCTTCCCCAGGCTGTGCTCGAGAAGTCGAAGCTTCAACACACCTACATGGAAGGCGAAGATTTTGTCTTCATGGACATGTCCTCCTATGAAGAGACGCGCCTAACCGCCAAACAGATCGGAGAGAGTCGTAAATATCTCAAGGAGGGTATGGAGGTGAATGTCGTCACCTGGAATGACAAGCCATTAGAGGTTGAATTGCCGAATTCGGTTGTGTTGGAGATCGCTCAGACCGACCCCGGTGTGAAGGGAGACACGGCAACCGGCGGGACGAAACCTGCCATCTTGGAAACCGGTGCTCAGGTGATGGTTCCCCTGTTTTTATCGATCGGCGAAAAAATTAAGGTTGATACTCGCAACGACACCTATCTGGGACGGGAGAACGGTTAATCATGCAGCTCGACCACGATCAGCTTCACACCCTGCTTGCCGCTCTCGTCGAGAGCGATATCCAGGAATTCCGCCTCGAGGGAGACGACTTCCGTTTGGAAGTGCGTCGCAACCTTCCTGTCACCACGGTGGCTGCACCCTTGGCGCCCGTGGCGTCTGTACCGGTTGCGCCCCCCCAGGACAGTCCTGCTGTTGAGTTACCCGCAGGAACCCCGCCGCCGCCGGCTGGATCTCGTTCAGACCTGTTGGAGGTGACGGCGCCCATGGTGGGCACCTTCTACCGAGCTCCGGCGCCAGGAGAACCTTCTTTCGTTGAGATCGGAACCCGCATCGGTGTAGGCCAAACGATCTGCATCCTTGAGGCCATGAAGCTGATGAACGAGCTCGAATCTGAGCTGGCTGGTGAGGTGGTTGAAATCCTGGTGGAGAACGGCACCCCTGTGGAATTTGGTCAGGTGTTGATGCGCGTTAAACCCGGCTGAGGTCCCAGGCGGCCCGAATCGCTGCCACCATGCTTGTCGATCTCGCCACCCCTTGTCCTGCGATGTCGAAGCCGGTCCCATGATCTGGCGAGGTGCGCAAGAACGACAGTCCCAGAGTGGTGTTGACGGCCTCATCGAAGGCCATCAGCTTCATGGGGATCAAGCCTTGGTCGTGATATAGCGCAAGGATCCCATCGGGTGATTCAGGTTGGCCTCCCCGCTGCCAGGCCATGGCTGCGCTCAGCCAGCAGGTGTCGGGAGGCAGCGGTCCGCTCAAATGGATGTGGGGATGGTTCTGCTGCCACTGGTGGAGTGCTGGGATCAGCCAGGTTGTTTCTTCGCTGCCAAGGCGGCCCTGTTCTCCAGCGTGGGGATTGAGGCCAGCGACGAGTAGGCGTGGGTTGGGATTGAACCTCAGGCAGAACGCGCTCAGCACGTCCAGCTTGCGGAGTACGAGCTCGGGAGTGAGTGCAGCGGGAACGTGTTGAAGGGGAATATGCGTTGTGGCGAGAAGGGTGTTCAGCCGCCAGCCATGGTTGGGTGAGACGGCTGTGAACAGCATCGAAGCTTGCGGTGCGCCGTCGAGTTCTGCCAGGCGTTCTGTTTGGCCCGGATAGTCATGTCCTGCGGCATGCCAGGCATGTTTCGCAATGGGTGCTGTGACCAGAGCTCTTCTGTGCTCCTGTTTCACACGCGAGACGGCATGGCTCAGCCAGCGAAAACTGGCTGCCCCGCTTTCAGGGCTCGCTGCCCCAGGGGTGATCTCGTCATGGATCGGAAGGTCGTCCATGTCGAGATCGCTGGGGTCGATCAGGAGGGGGCACTGTTGGGTTTTCAGCCTGGCGTACGTTTGCTCCAAACTTTTTCGGCAACCCACAACGAGGGGGTTCAGTTCCTCGGGCAGTCGTGGATCGGCGAGGGCTTTCAAGGTCACCTCCATGCCGATTCCAGCAGGATCACCGAGAGCAATC
The genomic region above belongs to Synechococcus sp. WH 8016 and contains:
- a CDS encoding sulfurtransferase TusA family protein, with protein sequence MRDAPSDHYLDLRGTPCPINFIRCRLALEAMAPGQHFQVDLDRGEPEEMVIPGLTREGHQVEVIDQAKDWVRLQVVCGGG
- the rsgA gene encoding ribosome small subunit-dependent GTPase A, whose protein sequence is MVVVDQPAQSGMVVALQANYLEVELDQVSELIPSRLLCTRRTRLSHRGEAVFVGDRVRVEAIDVSHARAVVADVEPRFSFLTRPPVANATTVVVALAVDQPAFDPDQASRFLLTAERTSLVVQLVLTKTDLLEPEALETLRLHAWGYPPLLVSTSNGLGLSNLKERLAGSPLSVLCGPSGVGKSSLLNALIPDLELRIGAVSGRLQRGRHTTRHVELHRLGAEARVADTPGFNRPELPDDPRNLEVLFPELRAQLEHHPCRFRDCLHRDEPGCGVTRDWERYPIYRRAVEELLGLSRPSRGG
- a CDS encoding YbaB/EbfC family nucleoid-associated protein, with protein sequence MAGFGLPNFGQLTEAFRKAQQIQQDAQKLQEELDAMEIEGNSEDGRASIWLSGNQQPLRVRLDPTLLSEGQEATEAATLAALQSAYERSTGTMKERMEELTGGLNLNLPGMGG
- the murB gene encoding UDP-N-acetylmuramate dehydrogenase, which translates into the protein MFTGDRSLNALLESGVLQQQVSLANYTTWRVGGPAQWLAEPNDAEQCLALLQWAQTEGLTTRVIGAGSNLLIADAGLPGLTLCLRRLQGSQLDAETGQVKALAGEPLPTLARRAARLGLHGLEWAVGIPGTVGGAAAMNAGAQGGSTADSLTYVEVIDRSLTDAVKTTTMLSNAELDYDYRHSLLQGSEHLVIAAQFQLEPGHDAKELMRKTSGNLSHRTTTQPYQWPSCGSVFRNPEPEKAGQLIEGLGLKGKRIGGAEVSPVHANFIVNVGDATADDIRSLIDFVQNEVERIHGITLHPEVKRLGFQTTD
- the murC gene encoding UDP-N-acetylmuramate--L-alanine ligase, translated to MADSIQSQKHIHFIGMGGIGMSALALILAERGHSVSGSDRKLTPAMQALETKALALFESQVSNNFTHLSERGINAPLVVVSTAIPSTNPELIEARRLDLTIWHRSDLLAWLIEQQPAIAVAGSHGKTTTSTVVTTLLATVGEDPTAVIGGVVPCYGSNGHSGNGRLLVAEADESDGSLVKFKASLGMITNLELDHTDHYRNLDDLIETMKTFGRSCKRLLINQDDPILQEHFQADACWSVHHCETADYAALPVQLDGDRTIADYYEQGQRMGRITLPLPGLHNLSNVVAALAACRMEGVPLEALLSAVTELRSPGRRFDFRGEWQNRQVVDDYAHHPSEVQATLTMAQLMVQSGRSPLPRTPQRLLAVFQPHRYSRTQEFLNAFAQALLSADALVLAPIYGAGEQPIEGIDSELLARSIRLMDPHQPVFVANTMDELTGLVMQHSQPEDLILAMGAGDVNSLWDRLSQQGIGGEASCSPAIAA
- the gap gene encoding type I glyceraldehyde-3-phosphate dehydrogenase, with protein sequence MTLRVAINGFGRIGRNVLRGWISRGADTGLEIVGMNSTSDPKTSAHLLTYDSILGRLDPSVDIKTTDDSMFINGKEIKFFADRNPLNCPWKEWGVDLVIESTGVFNTDEKASMHIQAGAKKVILTAPGKGAGVGTFVVGVNDDQYRHEDWDILSNASCTTNCLAPIVKVLDQNFGMEWGLMTTIHSYTGDQRILDNSHRDLRRARAAALNMVPTTTGAAKAVALVYPEVKGKLTGFAMRVPTPNVSAVDLTFGTSKGPSVEDVKAVMKSASENGMKGIIKYSDLPLVSTDYAGTNESTIFDADLTYAMGDKAVKILAWYDNEWGYSQRVVDLAEVVAKGWK
- the thiL gene encoding thiamine-phosphate kinase, which gives rise to MSITLAELGEAELLDRLAGFAPPGQLNDDTALLPPDSRALLVNTDVMVEGVHFSDATTAPADVGWRAVVANLSDLAASGSEQVEGITVGLVAPGTTSWWWVEQVYQGISEALEHFGGTLLGGDCSTGNQRLLSISAFARVGPLRLHRAEAQPGDLLMSSGPHGLSRLGLALLQDTPLPSARSLPLTLKEQAIRCHQRPWPRFDALQTLIACKPDHLPWRAGGTDSSDGLLAAVTGLCRSSGCGAVLRREALPRAASWPCDGPWDRWCLCGGEDFELVLSLPPEWAESWTQHQPGSYCFGAITTDEGKILWADDGALLQPSGFSHYG
- a CDS encoding peptidylprolyl isomerase, producing the protein MAHRRLTALLLAWLAAFGLWLAKPVWADLPQGNAVQDPAAILRDSLPMNQEDLRELQHRLESTSNDLRAKRWSALGRTVSRTQKLVATRGNSILEAVPAEQRSQAELLLNEVRADLVKLQDETDANDRDGFIQIRRDTLSRVGDLEALLIDDRLPDIPSEFDALPRLAGRATVVIETTQGNLTAVVDGYNAPLTAGAFIDLSLKGFYDGLPFNRAEDFYILQTGDPEGPDIGYVDPKTKEERHVPLEIRVPGETDTLYNETFEDVGLFKAAAVLPFSTLGTLGWAHSDQALDDGSSQFFLFLYEAELTPAGLNLVDGRNAAFGYVVDGFDVLEELGVDDGIKRIQVIEGADRLQDHA
- the efp gene encoding elongation factor P; translated protein: MISSNDFRTGTTIELDGAVWRVVEFLHVKPGKGSAFVRTKLKAVQSGSVVEKTFRAGEMLPQAVLEKSKLQHTYMEGEDFVFMDMSSYEETRLTAKQIGESRKYLKEGMEVNVVTWNDKPLEVELPNSVVLEIAQTDPGVKGDTATGGTKPAILETGAQVMVPLFLSIGEKIKVDTRNDTYLGRENG
- the accB gene encoding acetyl-CoA carboxylase biotin carboxyl carrier protein, coding for MQLDHDQLHTLLAALVESDIQEFRLEGDDFRLEVRRNLPVTTVAAPLAPVASVPVAPPQDSPAVELPAGTPPPPAGSRSDLLEVTAPMVGTFYRAPAPGEPSFVEIGTRIGVGQTICILEAMKLMNELESELAGEVVEILVENGTPVEFGQVLMRVKPG
- the pdxA gene encoding 4-hydroxythreonine-4-phosphate dehydrogenase PdxA → MSFSQPSPDATDRLVIALGDPAGIGMEVTLKALADPRLPEELNPLVVGCRKSLEQTYARLKTQQCPLLIDPSDLDMDDLPIHDEITPGAASPESGAASFRWLSHAVSRVKQEHRRALVTAPIAKHAWHAAGHDYPGQTERLAELDGAPQASMLFTAVSPNHGWRLNTLLATTHIPLQHVPAALTPELVLRKLDVLSAFCLRFNPNPRLLVAGLNPHAGEQGRLGSEETTWLIPALHQWQQNHPHIHLSGPLPPDTCWLSAAMAWQRGGQPESPDGILALYHDQGLIPMKLMAFDEAVNTTLGLSFLRTSPDHGTGFDIAGQGVARSTSMVAAIRAAWDLSRV